In a single window of the Elaeis guineensis isolate ETL-2024a chromosome 4, EG11, whole genome shotgun sequence genome:
- the LOC105044087 gene encoding probable amidase At4g34880, which produces MPSDKIRKKISEETMAILAPSLLSPLFVVLLASTNCRGFEIKEATVDGIQQAFKEGSLTSRRLVEYYLDQIQTLNPLLHAVIEVNPDAVPQADRADEERLSGRHPGGGLHGIPILLKDNIATRDQLNTTAGSLALLGSVVPRDAGVVRRLRQAGAVILGKASLGEWGNFRSHRIPSGWSARGGQGRNPYALSKYPCGSSTGSAIAVAANMVAVTLGTETDGSIICAAAHDSVVGIKPTMGLTSRAGVIPISPTMDTIGPLCRTVSDGVHVLEAIVGYDSRDADATLAASSYIPQGGYRQFLRLEGLKGKRLGILRKGFFEFPKGSIYQEVFEEHFNAMRKAGAILIDNLEINNASIIRDAKKSGEKAVMLAEFKLYLNVYLSELSNSPVRSLADVIAFNNEHSAEERIADFGQSILLEAQNTNGIGPVERNAIAKMTRLSLEGLERLMMEKQLDAIVTPGASASSVLAIGGYPGISVPAGYGTNGVPFGICFGGLKGSEPKLIEIAYAFEQATTVRKPPSFKPGTSAFQPLKEW; this is translated from the exons ATGCCATCGGATAAGATCAGGAAGAAGATATCGGAGGAGACGATGGCTATCCTCGCACCCTCCCTCCTCTCCCCGCTATTCGTGGTGCTCCTGGCGAGCACCAACTGCCGTGGATTCGAGATCAAAGAAGCCACCGTCGACGGCATCCAGCAGGCCTTCAAGGAGGGCAGTCTCACCTCCAGACGGCTCGTGGAGTACTACCTCGACCAGATCCAGACCCTCAACCCACTGCTCCACGCCGTGATTGAGGTCAACCCGGACGCGGTCCCGCAGGCGGACCGGGCCGACGAGGAGCGCCTTAGCGGACGACACCCGGGCGGGGGCCTCCACGGGATCCCCATTCTCCTCAAGGACAACATCGCCACCCGGGACCAGCTCAACACGACCGCCGGCTCGCTCGCCCTGCTCGGCTCCGTGGTGCCGCGCGACGCCGGCGTGGTCCGGCGGCTGAGGCAGGCTGGCGCGGTGATACTGGGGAAGGCCAGCCTCGGCGAGTGGGGCAACTTCCGCTCCCACCGCATCCCGAGCGGGTGGAGCGCCCGCGGCGGCCAGGGCCGG AATCCGTACGCGCTGTCGAAGTATCCGTGCGGGTCGAGCACCGGGTCGGCGATCGCGGTGGCGGCGAACATGGTAGCGGTGACGCTGGGGACGGAGACGGACGGTTCCATCATCTGCGCTGCGGCCCATGATTCGGTGGTGGGGATCAAGCCCACGATGGGGCTCACCAGCCGGGCTGGGGTCATCCCCATCTCTCCCACCATGGACACCATTGG ACCACTTTGTCGAACGGTGTCAGACGGCGTGCATGTATTGGAGGCAATTGTGGGATATGACTCACGAGATGCGGATGCCACGCTAGCGGCATCAAGTTACATACCTCAGGGTGGGTACAGGCAGTTCTTGAGGCTGGAGGGGCTGAAGGGCAAGAGGTTGGGAATTCTGAGGAAGGGCTTCTTTGAATTCCCCAAAGGATCCATCTATCAAGAAGTTTTCGAGGAGCATTTCAACGCAATGAG GAAAGCTGGAGCCATTTTGATTGATAACCTCGAAATAAATAATGCAAGCATCATCCGTGACGCTAAGAAAAGTGGCGAGAAGGCTGTGATGTTGGCAGAGTTTAAGCTATATTTGAATGTGTACTTATCAGAGTTGTCTAATTCTCCTGTTAGGTCTCTTGCAGATGTAATAGCCTTCAACAATGAACATAGTGCTGAG GAGAGGATAGCTGATTTTGGTCAATCTATCCTTTTGGAAGCTCAAAACACAAATGGAATAGGTCCTGTTGAAAGAAATGCAATTGCTAAAATGACTCGTCTGTCTTTGGAAGGATTGGAAAGGTTAATGATGGAGAAGCAACTGGATGCAATTGTAACACCAGGTGCGTCTGCATCAAGTGTTCTTGCAATTGGTGGATACCCAGGTATCAGTGTCCCTGCAGGATATGGAACAAACGGAGTTCCTTTTGGAATTTGTTTTGGTGGTCTAAAGGGTTCAGAACCAAAGTTAATTGAGATAGCTTATGCTTTTGAGCAAGCGACAACTGTTCGAAAGCCTCCTTCATTTAAGCCTGGAACGTCAGCATTCCAGCCATTGAAAGAGTGGTGA